GAGCCTATGGGTTAATAAATATTAGTGCTTCTGacattttcctttatttttgcaGGCCTTTGGCAATGCCAAAACACTGAAGAATGACAACTCCAGTCGTTTCGGGAAGTACATGGACATCCAGTTTGACCACCAGGTACAGAAAGAGCCGACCATTTTTGGGTGAAATCTTTCTGCATTGTTCATTGAAGTCTAAACTCCAGTTGTTTCTAAGGGGGAGGCAGTAGGTGGACACATCCTCAGCTATTTGCTGGAGAAGTCCCGCGTGGTCCATCAGAACCATGGTGAGAGGAACTTCCACATCTTCTACCAGCTGATGGAGGGTGCGGAAGACGAGATGTTGCGTTGGTTGGGCCTGGTGCGGGATTGCCAGAAGTACAGCTACCTAGTGCAGGTAAGTCTCAGAAATGTGGAGACCTTGATCCAATGGGCCTGGAGGATTGGAATACTTTTACTAGCCTTCGAATCACTGCctatcacacacatacagaagtCAAATGACTTTGGTCATATATTTGATCCATTTGATCCTAAATCTCTGTGTGGGCAGGGTTATGCCACAGTCATCCCACAGAGTTTTTGACAGCACTATAATCCAACACATGCTTTGGAGACTGACATGACTTCTTCCTTTTTTCCTTATAAAAGGGGGATTGTGCCAGGGTGAGCTCCATCAATGACAAGAATGACTGGAGGACTGTACGCAAAGCTCTCTCTGTCATCGATATCAGCGAGGGTGAAATGGAGGTGAATCTGTACCCATGAATTCAGACACCTGGGCTGAACTGATTAGTTTGATCATTTTGTATGTTATGTTTCTGTGTTATTTTGGTGGCCAGCTGGTGTCACTGTGAGTTTTTCACCCGCTTATCATCTGGCTGTGATGCAGCACCTGTTTGGGATCATCGCCAGCGTCCTGCACCTTGGAAACATGCAGTTTCAGACGGATTATCGGGGATATGCCACTTTGAACAGCAACACAGAGTTGCATTGGCTTTCCAAGGTAAAATGCTCACCTGATTGTACCGGATTGCACAGGTATGGAGCCTCTGGATGTACAGTAAATGGGAATTTACTCTTGGGAATGTCACTGGATTAACCACTTTCCATTAGTTATTTTACTGTATCCCATTGGGCTAAACCAGGCAATAATGACAGCAAATGGTTTTCTCACCAAACCTGTCGACTTGCTTTTGTGTGAACGGTAGAACTATACTCCTATAAATTCAAGATAAGATACAAAAAAAACCATCGTTCTGTCATAATTCAACATTGTATTATTTATTCAGCCTTCGCAAGATGCTCCCATGCTTTTCATGTTGATGTTATTGTAAAAGTACACTCTTCTGGTTGATCTTAACCTTCATGTCCAGTTGCTAGGGGTCCCAATGCAAGTGCTGCGGGAGGGCATGACTCACCGGAAGATTGAGGCCAGGGCTGAGGAGGTAAAGAATCCTACCTTTTCAGTCCTTCTGGTGTTTGTTTGATGAGCCTGATCACCAAATACAGAAATAATGTATCAAAAAGCATGAGTTGATTGTAGAAATTCAGAAGCACTACATTTATATGTATTATTATATGTAAGCACTAAACATGTGtgctatatttaatttaattttattatattttacttctacttattggtatttttctttaaatttttatatctatatttttcCATTCTAATACTTTTTCCTATACTATTTCCTTGTTTTCCCTTTCTTCCCAGTAAATTAATCAGAGCAACTGTATAACCAAGACAAagcaatttccctttgggattaataaagttctttGAATCTTTGAATCTTTGAATGAGTATCACCATCATCACATCATTGTGTAGTGTCAGTTACCCTGAATTGCTTCAGTACAATTTTGAATGCTTAAAAATACAAGTCCTCCAAGTTAGTTTGTCAAAGACAGTCTACTGATGTCATGCTGTGCAGACAGAGAGCTAGTCGATCACTTACAGTCCCTGGGTCCTACAAAAAAATAGCCAATCCTGTCCCCTGTGGTTTCCAGGTCCTCAGCCCTTTCACAGTGGACCATGCAGTCTATGCCAGGAATGCTTTGGCTAAAGCAATCTATGGCCGCACTTTCACATGGCTAGTGAACAAGATCAACGAGTCTTTAGCAAACAAGGTGAGGTCTCTTGAACACCCCTCAGTCCATAGGTGGCCAGTCTCCCTCCTGGAATCCCAAAATCTCTTAGGATCTTCAATTGAATTTTTCAAttgaatattaatattaataattgatTTAACACCTGAGGCTTCATCTAAGATTACTTGTACAGTATAACTACTTCAGTAAAGAAAATGTGTGTGGAGTAGCAGTTGTATTAACTGTCCAACCTTTTAAGCTCAGAGTTTAGTATCCTTGACTTTATGCAGAATTAGAGATCATATTCAAGCAGTTCACCCAAACAAGTAATGATTGTCCTATTTCGCAGCTTCACCTACTGATGGGAAGTAAATCTTTTGTTGaagttttttcccccaaaatccACCAAAGACAAACTGAAGGTTTTGGGGGAAATCTGAGTTGTAGAGGCAGTTATGGAAATTGATTGCTTGTTTCTGTGGTTGACCCTGCAGGATTCTACCAGGAAGACTGTCATTGGGCTGCTGGACATCTATGGTTTTGAAGTGTTTAACATCAACAGGTGACAGACATTTGTCAGAGGACCTCCTCTTCTGGTCTAGGCCCTGTTGCATCATTTATGCAACATGCCACAGGCCTTTTACATGAAGGATCCTGGTATTATTCTACCTTAAAAACATTATCTTCCTGTTTGCCTCATTAATTGTATGGTGGTCAAAGTACTGTCCCACTTTCCAAAATTACTGCAGGCTGCTAAAACCTCCATGACCTGTACGGTTTTCTACCTGGTCTCTCCTGCTTCCAAGGAGCACGATTAGATATTTCTGGCACACATCTTTTCtgttgcatgtgtgtatatgctTCCAGCTTTGAACAGTTCTGCATCAACTACTGCAACGAGAAACTTCAGCAGCTCTTCATTCAGTTGACACTCAAGTCAGAGCAGGAGGAGTACGATATGGAAGGAATCGAAGTAAGCACCTTTTTATGTTTACCCAATGCTGTATCCTGTCTGTTGCAGAGAGTCATTGTGTAGTGTGTTGGTCGTTGAGCCTGTTTAAAGTCTATGTTCTCTATGTTGTCCATGTTGGTTGCAGTGGGAGCCTGTTCCGTTCTTCAACAACAAGATTATCTGTGACCTGGTGGAGGAGAAGCACCATGGGATAATCTCTGTGTTGGTGAGGACACCCTGCCTGGACATAGGGGGTGGAGCAACCTGGGTAGAAATGCAGAATATGACAAAGACCCAAAAATCTGACATCAAAGATTGGTGTCATAGGCGGTAGAACTTTGAGTTGGCTATATAGGCAACATTAAGAAATGTCAGCCTCTTTTAAAACATAATCAATCAGTCAAATTCAATAATAAAGAATATATGAATACAGTGATCAAATAAATATGAAGGTGATCTGAACATTATAGGTTTCTTAAAATTGAGGCAGACATGTACAATGATGCCGCTGTTTCTCCATCTGTCTCCCTTCAAGGACGAGGAATGCCTCCGACCCGGGGAAGCCTCTGATCTCACCTTCCTCACCAAGCTAGAGGAGAAGATGGGAAGCCATCCTCACTTTGTTACGTGAGTGCCTCTGGTGGCCGAACACAGGCATATAcccacatacatacaaacacatacagctgtgtaaaaaaattattttttttgtctttactCATTTCTTTGGTCATTTATGGGTGTTTGTGAATAATACAGTTGAAACcagaagtttacatacactaaACATACACTAAAATGacacaaaagttttttttttccctcactgtcaaacattaaatcagagtaaactttttctgttttagGTCAGTTAGGATccccaatttttttttatatttgttaaatgtcagaatacAGACAGATACTTTTgtagagattttttttattactttaatCAAAGTAAAAAATGTACATACACTTCCTTAGTATTTGGTAGCATTGCCTTGAAACTGTTCCACTTGGGTCAAACTTTTTGGGTATCCCCTCCCACAAGCTTCTCACAGCAGTTTGCTAGAATTTTGATCACAAAATTCTAAAATCTTTTCTCACGATGCCTTCTGTTTCGTGACGTGCACCAGTCCCTCCTGCAGCATAGCAGccccacagcatgatgctgccacccCCCGTACTTCATAGTTGGGATGCTGTTCTGAGGCCTGCAAGCTTCCCCCTTTTTCCCTCCAAATACATCATTGATCATTATGGCCAAACAGTTCAGTTTTAGTCTCATCAGACCACAGGAAATGTCTCCAAAAATTAAGATCTTTGTCCTCATATCCAGTTGCAAACTTTAGTCTGGCTTTTTTACGACGGTTTTTAAGCAATGGTTTTTCCTCACTAAGTGTGGTGGTTCAGCTCATGTCGGTACCTGTTTCTGTCAGTAGCCAGCATCTTCACAAGGTCTTTTGCTGTTGTCCTGCGGTTGATTTTGATatttcataccaaaacacatTCATCTCTGGGACTCAGATTCTATTTTATGCCTTGGAATCtatttaattgtaaatataTTGTGCTTCTGCTGGCGCGCTCCAAACTAAATCTCATTGtacttacaatgacaataaaacatctatctatctatacagtagatccatcaatccatccatccatccatcctgagCGGTATGATGGCTGTATACTCCCATGGTGTTTATACGTGCATATTATTGTTTGAACAGATGATTGTGGGTCTTTCAGGCTTCTGGAAATTGTACCTAACGACTTATAGAGGTCCACGGTTCTTTTCCTGATGTCTTGGTTAATTTCTCTTGATTTTCTCATGATGTCACAGAACAAAGCTCTGTTGAGGTGTGCCTTAAAATAAATCTACAGGTGTGCCACCAATTAACTCAAATGGTGTCAATTAACCTATTAGAAGCTTCTAAATGCCAGAGTGGAATCACCTGGAATTAGCTGTATTGTTTAAAGACATAATAAACTTAGTGTACGTAAACTTCTGACTTTGATGAaagttataaaaataaaaagtaaaattatctctctttattctgacatttaacaattacaaaaaaatttgCCGATCCTAACTGACCCTAAAACGAAAAACGTTTACTCTGATTTAATGTTTAacagtgagaaaaaaaagtcTTTTACTGAAGTGCATGTAAACGTCTGGTTTcaattgtttatatttttggcaaactgcagcctgattcttccctgtttctcattaatgaggGGCTCCTTCCGTGCTTCATGGGACTTTAGTCCTGCTTCTAGGGGCCTGATATGACcagtcacttgatgtcatcctacgattcatgagaaactgttggataagttatTGGTcgtctctggcattagaaagtcccTTCCACCCTTCCACtgtacctggctggtttctggttgttcccagtgtctcctacTTCACCCTGTTCTTGTGTCCTGCGGTCTTaaaaattttgaacctggaagcaacctgctgctcagcatagccttctggcagcagaatcacgattaaaccaggatttaaaaatgtagatttgtttaaaaatgtacagtggtcttttaattttttccatgacTGTAAGCTCGCATCAGCCACTAGAACTGTTACATAGCTGAAAATTGAGAAgtcaatgacaaatatatgtCTGTATATGACCTCCATGCCTATATATTTGTGCGATATGGCCTGCAGACACAAACTGGCTGACCAGAAGACCCGGAAGACCTTGCAGAGAGGCGATTTCCGCCTCCTGCACTATGCTGGGGAGGTGACATACTGTGTTGTCGGTGAGGAACGTTCCACACACTACACCTCAGACAAACACTATTGCTTTGGGGTCTCTTTAGCCCCTGGTGTCACTGTGGTTACCATTAAAGTAAAGCTGATGACCCACCCTGTTTTGTTTCAGGATTCCTGGACAAAAACAACGATTTGCTGTACAGGAACATCAAAGATGTGAGTTTCTCTCAGGTCACCAGCAGCCAACAAGCGCACAATCGTTTGTGGGGCTGGGGTCTTGAAATATTCATAGTCCAGAAGTCTTGCAGTGAATAATTGAGGAGGGGATTGTTGAGTGTGAACTGGCTGTGCAGCCTCTGCTCTAGGGGCACTGCTGCTCACGTCTGTCTGTGTCGTCAGGGAGTCAACAGTTATCATAGTTTCATGATCACTGTACCATAATCATCAttgttcattcatttttttcttatcTTTGAGAATAAGTACCACTGTTCTTGCCCGTAATTGTCCCAAGTGCACTGGAGTCAGGGTTAAGATCCAGCTAAGATGCATGACTTGTGCTGCACCCAGGTGATGCGACAGTCCAAGAACTCCCTCGTCAAACATTGCTTCCCTGCTGTGGAGCCAGACAACAAGAAGAGGCCTGAGACGGTAAAAAAAAGACCCAGGAATCATTCTTCCCTTGTTTATAGCCGTACTTTTGTTGTTGACACGGCTtccattttctgtgttttcctCAGTTTGAACAGTTTGCGCTGGATGCTGGATACTATATAACATTGATTACTTCCTGCCCTACAGAAGCTTCATTCTTAAAGGCTTTAACCTGATTGATCAGTATAGCAGCGGCCTGCTCGATGGAGTGtaactctttaccctttaaaaggtgtttttttttacttaatatCTCACCCTCTCTTATTGACTTATAGGTAGCCACTCAGTTCAAGAGCAGCTTGATGGGCCTGACAGAAATCCTCACGTCCAAGGAGCCATGGTATGTGCGTTGCCTGAAACCCAACGACGCCAAGCAGCCAGGTGTGTAACGCTTTAGATAGGCCTGTTTGACGCTGTCTTTGTGGTACCCTTGAAGCATTGCTCACACATTAGCTCTCGATGCCACCATCGGATGAGCTCTGTGTTCCTGCAGGGCGTTTTGATGACGTTCTGGTGAGGCACCAGGTGAAGTACCTGGGGCTGATGGAGCACCTCAGAGTCCGACGGGCCGGCTTTGCCTACAGACGACGATACGAGGTCTTTCTGCAGAGGTATGTAGATGTGAGGTGCTTGGGAATACTTACAGTGATTCAGCagaaattaatcatttataTGAGGGTTGTATAGCTGTGTGGGTAGACGACTGTCTGAAGTGGCAAGTGAAATGACTTGTTGCTGATATATTAACCTCAGTATTGAGGTTCAGAGCAAAGAATGAAGCTGAGCCTATAAGAGATATGTTTCAACTGACTGTGTTCTTCTACAGGTACAAAGCCCTGTGCCCTGACACCTGGCCCCACTGGAGAGGTGATCCAGCCGAAGGCGTGCAGATGCTGGTCACACATCTGGGCTACCGGCCAGATGAGTACAAGATGGGCAGGTGTGGTATTGAACATCCTGAATAAGTGTGTGAACTAAGTCAATACGTTGGAAGCTTTCCAGTAAATATAATAAGATTCAAGTACAACTGTTCCTTGTTTAGTGACCTAATTCCGATTCAGCGACCAGGTTGTTAAGTGAAATGGTTGCTAAGTGAAAATCACAGTAGCCTAGGTGTGACCGCGAATGTGCTTATGACTAGAGAGATGGACGTGGATGATATCTATCTGCATTCTCATCTGTCCCTGCAAACATGTAAACTGTACCCACCGCAACCCCACACCAACAATACAGTGTACAATTAAATGTGTCCATATTTGCCTTTAAATATCTTAATTATTGAGTTACTCACTTAACACGGCCACTAGGTGGTGTTGGGGTGAGAACAAGTAATTTAACAGAACTAAAGGACTGGTAATCAATGTAGCATTTACTAGCAATTTCATTACCATTACTGCTGTGTTACCATGCATTTTATTACCATCCTCGCAGGAATATAGTAAAGATCATTTCCATTCCTGCCGCaggaatatttttctttttatcgcCAATCCTGGAGATTACTGCAGATATGGCATGCAGCTCTCTACTTACGGCTTCACTTCAGCCTTCTATACTCAATTTCTTTTGTCCTTCATGAACAAGATCTCTGTCACTTTGATCATAAGTGTGTGCATTGGTcagaaaatttatttttttattaccatTGAGAATTACCATTGAGAATGGTCATTAACCAAGATAGTCACTTACCACGATGCCATGATGAGGGGCTGTATATGCTTGTAAATGGAAGGGAGACCACAAGGCAGGAGTGTTGGTGATGGTTTGGAAGAATTTGTTCCTCCCTCTGCCACTTTACAGGACCAAGATCTTCATCCGTCACCCCAGGACCCTCTTTGCTACTGAAGATGCCTTCGAGACTTGCAAACATGAGCTGGGTGGGTGGCTTCCTGAAGATCtccccttgggggggggggggggcaaagatgTGTGCCTACTGCTTGTATTCACCTGTACATTCTGTACACTTTCCACGCCATAGCCACAAGGATCCAGGCTAAATACAAGGGATACCGGGTCAAAGGGGTCTTCCTGAAACAGAAGGATGCAGGTAGATTCTCCTTTCTTCTGCtttcttatttgttttttattgtcatttcctTTAACATTTTATGAGCAGAGGGCAGTATGTTTAAGTATCATAGGCATCTGAATTTCTTGGATTTAGATATATACCACAGTACTATAAACTATAAACCTGATAATGCCAGTTGATACTCATGAACGGCAAGCTATGTTGATTCCATATTAGAACCCACTATTTTTTGGTGTTTGTTAATactttagaacataagaacataagaaatttacaaacgagaggaggccattcggcccatcaagctcatttggggagaactcaactaatagctcagagttcttaaaatcttatctagctctgatttaaaggaacccaaggttttagcttgcactacactaacaggaagaatattccatactctaactacatgctgtgtagggaaatgctttctcaaatacattttaaaatgtcctcccgctaaTTTTCACCTATGGTCGTGAGTTCTTGTACTTgaactagtgctgtcaaacgatacattttttaaatcagattaataacagggttgctgtggattaatttagattaatcacgattaaatatcattcatttttaatctaaattaatcgtatttcattttgcatgagcaaagagactcaagaaaaaaggaaatatatatgcacttaacatgtttattgaacatcttgaacacgagtcggatgcattccatctgccacagaagtgcaataccatggacccatatcaaaaagcaagattttttgcttagctggacaacttgtcagatttaaggtacctcagtttaaatggtctttatcttcgttcacttacaattagcccgaactaccgtaaatctgacaaataatccgactaatcatgaa
This is a stretch of genomic DNA from Paramormyrops kingsleyae isolate MSU_618 chromosome 7, PKINGS_0.4, whole genome shotgun sequence. It encodes these proteins:
- the LOC111842224 gene encoding unconventional myosin-Ih-like isoform X2, whose translation is MEGALTARDRVGIQDFVLLDAFTSESAFLDNLRKRFNENLIYTYIGTLLVSVNPYKELNIYTKKQMDIYMGVNFFELPPHLYALADNAYRTMIMESNNHFILISGESGAGKTEASKKILQFYAVSCPKTKLLDTVRDRLLLSNPVLEAFGNAKTLKNDNSSRFGKYMDIQFDHQGEAVGGHILSYLLEKSRVVHQNHGERNFHIFYQLMEGAEDEMLRWLGLVRDCQKYSYLVQGDCARVSSINDKNDWRTVRKALSVIDISEGEMEHLFGIIASVLHLGNMQFQTDYRGYATLNSNTELHWLSKLLGVPMQVLREGMTHRKIEARAEEVLSPFTVDHAVYARNALAKAIYGRTFTWLVNKINESLANKDSTRKTVIGLLDIYGFEVFNINSFEQFCINYCNEKLQQLFIQLTLKSEQEEYDMEGIEWEPVPFFNNKIICDLVEEKHHGIISVLDEECLRPGEASDLTFLTKLEEKMGSHPHFVTHKLADQKTRKTLQRGDFRLLHYAGEVTYCVVGFLDKNNDLLYRNIKDVMRQSKNSLVKHCFPAVEPDNKKRPETVATQFKSSLMGLTEILTSKEPWYVRCLKPNDAKQPGRFDDVLVRHQVKYLGLMEHLRVRRAGFAYRRRYEVFLQRYKALCPDTWPHWRGDPAEGVQMLVTHLGYRPDEYKMGRTKIFIRHPRTLFATEDAFETCKHELATRIQAKYKGYRVKGVFLKQKDAATKIESCWRALLARRERQRRAWAVKVIRRFIKGFMTRNQPVCRENTEYLTFIRQSYLTRLKENLPKNVLDRKSWLTPPPLLKETSRLLRQLHTRLLVRKYVRGITAQQKAQLQMKSVTSALFKGKKESYPQSVPKPFVSTRIREQDINAKILQTIRHERFKYAAPVVKYDRNGFRPRHRQLILTQAAVYLVEESRVKQRVEYGSLKGVSVSHLSDNFLVLHVTCDDLKQKGDVVLQCDSLFEVITKLSVEANKVSAIRVVKDSVRFDIHPDRVGYVDFNSGQESMVYRAKNGHLTVESVRPKY
- the LOC111842224 gene encoding unconventional myosin-Ih-like isoform X1, which gives rise to MNPKSQETGGSRILLDMEGALTARDRVGIQDFVLLDAFTSESAFLDNLRKRFNENLIYTYIGTLLVSVNPYKELNIYTKKQMDIYMGVNFFELPPHLYALADNAYRTMIMESNNHFILISGESGAGKTEASKKILQFYAVSCPKTKLLDTVRDRLLLSNPVLEAFGNAKTLKNDNSSRFGKYMDIQFDHQGEAVGGHILSYLLEKSRVVHQNHGERNFHIFYQLMEGAEDEMLRWLGLVRDCQKYSYLVQGDCARVSSINDKNDWRTVRKALSVIDISEGEMEHLFGIIASVLHLGNMQFQTDYRGYATLNSNTELHWLSKLLGVPMQVLREGMTHRKIEARAEEVLSPFTVDHAVYARNALAKAIYGRTFTWLVNKINESLANKDSTRKTVIGLLDIYGFEVFNINSFEQFCINYCNEKLQQLFIQLTLKSEQEEYDMEGIEWEPVPFFNNKIICDLVEEKHHGIISVLDEECLRPGEASDLTFLTKLEEKMGSHPHFVTHKLADQKTRKTLQRGDFRLLHYAGEVTYCVVGFLDKNNDLLYRNIKDVMRQSKNSLVKHCFPAVEPDNKKRPETVATQFKSSLMGLTEILTSKEPWYVRCLKPNDAKQPGRFDDVLVRHQVKYLGLMEHLRVRRAGFAYRRRYEVFLQRYKALCPDTWPHWRGDPAEGVQMLVTHLGYRPDEYKMGRTKIFIRHPRTLFATEDAFETCKHELATRIQAKYKGYRVKGVFLKQKDAATKIESCWRALLARRERQRRAWAVKVIRRFIKGFMTRNQPVCRENTEYLTFIRQSYLTRLKENLPKNVLDRKSWLTPPPLLKETSRLLRQLHTRLLVRKYVRGITAQQKAQLQMKSVTSALFKGKKESYPQSVPKPFVSTRIREQDINAKILQTIRHERFKYAAPVVKYDRNGFRPRHRQLILTQAAVYLVEESRVKQRVEYGSLKGVSVSHLSDNFLVLHVTCDDLKQKGDVVLQCDSLFEVITKLSVEANKVSAIRVVKDSVRFDIHPDRVGYVDFNSGQESMVYRAKNGHLTVESVRPKY